In the Oncorhynchus keta strain PuntledgeMale-10-30-2019 chromosome 29, Oket_V2, whole genome shotgun sequence genome, one interval contains:
- the LOC127913635 gene encoding uncharacterized protein LOC127913635 isoform X1, with amino-acid sequence MQCIFLNKKERGREMQEREKYAREREICKRERDMQERERYAREREICKRERHMQERETYAREREICKRERHMQEREKYARERDICKRERHMQEREKYAREREICKRERDMQERETYAREREICKRERNMQEREKYARERDICKRERDMQERERYAREREICKRERNMQERERYAREREICKRERHMQERETYAREREICKRERHMQEREKYARERDICKRERNMQERENMQEREKYAREREICKRERNMQEREKYARERKICKRGRNMQERERYARERVICKRERHVQERETYAREREICKRERNMQERETYARERDICKRERDMQERERYASESERDERERYESERCKRKRESLWIRASAK; translated from the coding sequence AtgcaatgtatttttttaaataagaaagagagagggagagaaatgcaagagagagagaaatatgcaagagagagagaaatatgcaagagagagagagatatgcaagagagagagagatatgcaagagagagagagatatgcaagagagagagacatatgcaagagagagagacatatgcaagagagagagaaatatgcaagagagagagacatatgcaagagagagagaaatatgcaagagagagagacatatgcaagagagagagacatatgcaagagagagagaaatatgcaagagagagagaaatatgcaagagagagagagatatgcaagagagagagacatatgcaagagagagagagatatgcaagagagagagaaatatgcaagagagagagaaatatgcaagagagagagacatatgcaagagagagagagatatgcaagagagagagagatatgcaagagagagagaaatatgcaagagagagagaaatatgcaagagagagagagatatgcaagagagagagagatatgcaagagagagagacatatgcaagagagagagacatatgcaagagagagagaaatatgcaagagagagagacatatgcaagagagagagaaatatgcaagagagagagacatatgcaagagagagagaaatatgcaagagagagaaaatatgcaagagagagagaaatatgcaagagagagagagatatgcaagagagagagaaatatgcaagagagagaaaaatatgcaagagagagaaaaatatgcaagagagggagaaatatgcaagagagagagagatatgcaagagagagagtcatatgcaagagagagagacatgtgcaagagagagagacatatgcaagagagagagaaatatgcaagagagagagaaatatgcaagagagagagacatatgcaagagagagagacatatgcaagagagagagagatatgcaagagagagagagatatgcaagcgaaagtgagagagatgagagagagagatacgagaGCGAGAGAtgcaaaagaaagagagagtcgctctggataagagcgtctgctaaatga
- the LOC127913635 gene encoding zinc finger CCCH domain-containing protein 13-like isoform X2, producing the protein MQERERYAREREICKRERDMQERETYARERDICKRERNMQERETYAREREICKRERHMQERETYAREREICKRERNMQERERYARERDICKRERDMQEREKYAREREICKRERHMQERERYAREREICKRERNMQEREKYAREREICKRERDMQERETYARERDICKRERNMQERETYAREREICKRERHMQEREKYARERKYAREREICKRERDMQEREKYARERKICKREKNMQEREKYAREREICKRESHMQERETCARERDICKRERNMQEREKYARERDICKRERHMQERERYAREREICKRK; encoded by the coding sequence atgcaagagagagagagatatgcaagagagagagagatatgcaagagagagagagatatgcaagagagagagacatatgcaagagagagagacatatgcaagagagagagaaatatgcaagagagagagacatatgcaagagagagagaaatatgcaagagagagagacatatgcaagagagagagacatatgcaagagagagagaaatatgcaagagagagagaaatatgcaagagagagagagatatgcaagagagagagacatatgcaagagagagagagatatgcaagagagagagaaatatgcaagagagagagaaatatgcaagagagagagacatatgcaagagagagagagatatgcaagagagagagagatatgcaagagagagagaaatatgcaagagagagagaaatatgcaagagagagagagatatgcaagagagagagagatatgcaagagagagagacatatgcaagagagagagacatatgcaagagagagagaaatatgcaagagagagagacatatgcaagagagagagaaatatgcaagagagagagacatatgcaagagagagagaaatatgcaagagagagaaaatatgcaagagagagagaaatatgcaagagagagagagatatgcaagagagagagaaatatgcaagagagagaaaaatatgcaagagagagaaaaatatgcaagagagggagaaatatgcaagagagagagagatatgcaagagagagagtcatatgcaagagagagagacatgtgcaagagagagagacatatgcaagagagagagaaatatgcaagagagagagaaatatgcaagagagagagacatatgcaagagagagagacatatgcaagagagagagagatatgcaagagagagagagatatgcaagcgaaagtga